One Nocardia sp. BMG111209 DNA segment encodes these proteins:
- a CDS encoding energy-coupling factor transporter transmembrane protein EcfT — translation MNTGLYVPGTTIAHRLPAGPKFAMLFVVGIGLFLVDSLPVSGAVTVVVLLILLSCRVPWRVLRARLTPLLWMLGCFFALTVVLQDLHTALLSLLRLLAVLLLALAVTMTTPPMRVLDLFERLAGTLRYVGVRDTERIGLSIALVLRFVPEVHRHFLDIREAQRARGLHANPIALLVPLLVRTLKSADDVAAAVDARGYPPPPPPRRAGAGRSEEIS, via the coding sequence GTGAACACCGGGCTGTACGTGCCCGGGACGACGATCGCGCATCGACTGCCGGCCGGGCCGAAATTCGCGATGCTGTTCGTCGTCGGCATCGGCCTGTTCCTGGTCGACTCCCTCCCGGTCTCGGGTGCGGTGACCGTCGTCGTACTGCTGATCCTGCTGTCGTGCCGGGTGCCGTGGCGAGTGTTGCGGGCCCGGCTGACCCCGCTGCTGTGGATGCTGGGCTGCTTCTTCGCACTCACTGTCGTCCTGCAGGACCTGCACACCGCGCTGCTGTCGCTGCTGCGGCTGCTCGCGGTACTGCTGCTCGCGCTGGCGGTCACCATGACCACACCGCCGATGCGGGTACTCGACCTGTTCGAACGACTGGCCGGCACGCTGCGCTACGTCGGCGTGCGCGACACCGAGCGAATCGGCCTGAGCATCGCGCTGGTGCTGCGCTTCGTGCCCGAGGTGCACCGGCATTTTCTCGACATCCGGGAGGCGCAACGCGCGCGCGGCCTGCACGCGAATCCGATCGCGCTGCTGGTGCCGCTGCTGGTCCGCACCCTGAAATCCGCCGACGACGTGGCCGCGGCCGTCGACGCGCGCGGTTACCCACCCCCACCCCCGCCCCGGCGTGCCGGGGCCGGCCGTTCCGAGGAGATATCGTGA
- a CDS encoding energy-coupling factor ABC transporter ATP-binding protein, protein MIELADVTVGYDGHRVLSGVDLRLTERRIGVIGQNGSGKSTLARLLNGLVLPDTGTVRVDGLDTRGAGRKVRAKVGFVFQNPDNQIVFPIVAEDMAFGLKNLGLPRKEIPDRVRAALAEYGIAGLAERQSHSLSGGEKQLVALASVLVMQPELVVFDEPTTMLDLRNRNRLRTAIDAMPQAAIVVTHDLDLLAGYDRVLVVHEGTIARDGSPADAIGWYREHCS, encoded by the coding sequence GTGATCGAACTGGCGGACGTGACCGTCGGGTACGACGGTCACCGCGTGCTGAGCGGCGTCGACCTGCGGCTGACGGAACGGCGCATCGGCGTCATCGGGCAGAACGGATCCGGTAAGAGCACCCTGGCCCGGCTGCTCAACGGCCTGGTGCTGCCGGATACCGGCACCGTGCGGGTGGACGGGCTCGACACCCGCGGCGCGGGCCGGAAGGTCCGGGCCAAGGTCGGCTTCGTCTTCCAGAATCCGGACAATCAGATCGTCTTCCCGATCGTCGCGGAGGATATGGCGTTCGGCCTGAAGAACCTCGGCCTGCCGCGCAAGGAGATCCCGGACCGGGTGCGCGCGGCGCTGGCCGAATACGGCATCGCCGGCCTGGCCGAGCGGCAGAGTCATTCGCTCAGCGGCGGCGAGAAACAACTGGTCGCGTTGGCGTCGGTGCTGGTGATGCAACCCGAACTGGTGGTGTTCGACGAGCCCACCACCATGCTGGATCTGCGCAACCGCAACCGGCTGCGGACCGCCATCGACGCCATGCCGCAGGCCGCGATCGTCGTCACCCACGATCTCGACCTGCTCGCCGGCTACGACCGGGTGCTGGTCGTGCACGAGGGCACGATCGCCCGCGACGGCTCGCCCGCCGACGCGATCGGCTGGTACCGGGAGCACTGTTCGTGA
- a CDS encoding zinc ribbon domain-containing protein: protein MPTYAYRCRECTETFELRRPMSEAGAPAACPDGHSDTVKLLTTFALTGSAGAPAVAAPAPTGGGCCGGGCCA, encoded by the coding sequence ATGCCGACCTATGCCTACCGCTGCCGCGAATGCACCGAGACCTTCGAACTGCGACGGCCGATGAGCGAGGCCGGCGCGCCCGCGGCCTGCCCGGACGGTCACAGCGACACCGTCAAGCTCCTGACCACCTTCGCCCTCACCGGGTCGGCGGGCGCACCGGCGGTCGCCGCCCCCGCACCCACCGGCGGCGGCTGTTGCGGAGGCGGCTGCTGCGCCTGA
- a CDS encoding class I SAM-dependent methyltransferase: MTEKQASRTAVLVCQGRAVADGRLAVGRFGDPVAQRFLLDDERAAVERARTGTVPQAMRPRMEYEMLNATAAVLATRTVLIDDAIGDRHTPQLVILGAGLDGRAWRLPDLDDVVVYEVDQPASQQDKRERAGDLTPVAKELCWVPVEFGRDELGPALAAAGHRTDTATTWIWEGVLPYLTAAQVDSTLSAVAACSAPGSRLIATYPLPSRLAAIGRLGMRVYSMLSGDRDPLANEPHISTWTTGEMAAILAGHGWTVTADHDLYEASRTLGIPASRSRFVGDSRVVVADRA; this comes from the coding sequence ATGACGGAGAAGCAAGCGAGTCGTACCGCGGTACTGGTGTGTCAGGGGCGTGCGGTGGCCGACGGCCGATTGGCGGTCGGCCGGTTCGGTGATCCGGTGGCGCAGCGATTTCTGCTCGACGACGAGCGCGCGGCCGTGGAGCGCGCGCGGACCGGAACGGTCCCACAGGCTATGCGCCCCCGCATGGAATACGAGATGCTCAACGCCACCGCGGCGGTGCTGGCCACCCGCACCGTGCTGATCGATGACGCGATCGGGGACCGGCACACCCCGCAACTGGTGATCCTCGGCGCGGGCCTCGACGGCCGCGCCTGGCGCCTCCCCGATCTCGACGACGTCGTCGTGTACGAGGTGGATCAGCCCGCCTCCCAACAGGACAAGCGCGAGCGTGCCGGTGACCTCACCCCCGTCGCGAAGGAATTGTGCTGGGTGCCGGTCGAATTCGGCCGGGACGAGCTCGGTCCGGCCCTCGCCGCCGCCGGGCACCGCACCGACACTGCCACGACCTGGATCTGGGAGGGTGTCCTGCCGTATCTCACCGCGGCGCAAGTGGATTCGACACTGAGCGCGGTGGCCGCGTGCTCCGCGCCGGGCAGCCGGCTGATCGCGACCTATCCGCTGCCCTCACGACTGGCCGCGATCGGCCGGCTCGGCATGCGCGTCTACAGCATGCTCTCCGGCGACCGCGACCCGCTCGCGAACGAGCCGCACATCTCGACCTGGACCACCGGCGAGATGGCCGCGATCCTCGCCGGTCACGGCTGGACCGTCACCGCCGATCACGACTTGTACGAGGCCTCGCGCACCCTCGGGATCCCCGCCTCACGCTCCCGGTTCGTCGGCGACAGTCGCGTCGTCGTCGCCGACCGGGCGTGA
- a CDS encoding quinone oxidoreductase → MRAIQVSEQGGPEVLEYVEVPDPEPGPGQLLVELEAAGVNFIDTYIRTGIYPQQVPYVPGAEGSGVVAGIGSGVTGFAVGDRVAWASAPGSYAERVVVAAEVAIPVPAGVDGPIAASALLQGMTAHYLCESLYRPEPGESVLVHAGAGGVGLILTQLLAVRGVRVITTVSSDEKETLSRHAGAAEVLRYGDDLAARVRALTDGEGVAAVYDGVGASTFDASLDSLRIRGMLALFGAASGPVPPIDPQRLNRGGSLFLTRPTLVHYTRTRDELLWRAGDIFDALAAGGLRIRIGAEYPLADAAQAHRDLEARRTTGSIVLLP, encoded by the coding sequence ATGCGTGCCATCCAGGTATCCGAACAGGGCGGTCCCGAGGTTCTCGAATACGTCGAGGTGCCCGATCCGGAGCCGGGCCCGGGGCAGCTGCTGGTCGAGCTCGAGGCGGCCGGCGTGAACTTCATCGATACCTACATCCGCACCGGGATCTATCCGCAGCAGGTGCCCTATGTTCCGGGCGCCGAGGGCAGCGGCGTGGTGGCCGGGATCGGTTCCGGCGTCACCGGATTCGCGGTCGGCGACCGGGTGGCGTGGGCATCGGCGCCGGGGAGCTACGCGGAGCGGGTCGTGGTCGCCGCGGAGGTGGCGATCCCGGTGCCCGCGGGGGTCGACGGCCCGATCGCGGCTTCCGCTCTGCTGCAAGGGATGACGGCGCACTATCTGTGCGAGTCGCTCTACCGGCCGGAGCCCGGCGAGTCCGTGCTGGTGCACGCCGGGGCCGGCGGCGTCGGCCTCATCCTCACCCAGTTGTTGGCCGTGCGCGGGGTCCGGGTGATCACCACCGTCTCGAGCGACGAGAAGGAGACGCTGTCGCGGCACGCCGGGGCGGCCGAGGTGCTGCGGTACGGCGACGATCTGGCGGCCCGGGTGCGCGCGCTGACCGACGGCGAGGGGGTCGCGGCGGTCTACGACGGCGTGGGCGCCTCCACGTTCGACGCCAGCCTCGATTCGCTGCGCATCCGGGGCATGCTCGCGCTGTTCGGCGCGGCCAGCGGGCCGGTGCCGCCGATCGATCCGCAGCGCCTCAACCGGGGCGGCTCGCTGTTCCTGACCCGCCCGACACTGGTCCACTACACCCGCACCCGCGACGAATTGCTCTGGCGCGCAGGCGATATCTTCGACGCGTTGGCGGCGGGCGGGCTGCGGATCCGGATCGGCGCCGAATATCCGCTGGCGGACGCCGCACAGGCGCATCGCGATCTGGAGGCCCGTCGGACCACGGGCTCGATCGTGTTGCTGCCCTGA
- a CDS encoding TetR/AcrR family transcriptional regulator → MTHADAEAGGDRRGRRKERSAETEQALKDAAREVFAERGYLNTKITDITAAAGRAAGSFYNHFASKEDLLRALLDDLAAEGDADAARPEHKEDFTDPDAIRYHVEAYWRFSRRNWPVLRAMSQAALVNDEFAAIMRQFAVGQRTDILDHMAYVPAAGLRLPTSPEAGLTMMFAAIEGLLQATREGTLEFTDEQAIEDLTRFFYRGLTGRDY, encoded by the coding sequence ATGACCCACGCGGATGCGGAGGCGGGTGGCGACCGGCGCGGGCGCCGCAAGGAGCGGTCGGCCGAGACCGAGCAGGCGCTGAAGGATGCCGCGCGCGAGGTGTTCGCCGAACGCGGCTATCTGAACACCAAGATCACCGACATCACCGCCGCCGCGGGCCGGGCCGCCGGGTCGTTCTACAACCACTTCGCGAGCAAGGAGGACCTCCTGCGTGCGCTGCTGGACGACCTCGCCGCCGAAGGGGACGCGGACGCCGCACGGCCCGAGCACAAGGAGGACTTCACCGATCCGGACGCGATCCGCTACCACGTCGAGGCGTACTGGCGGTTCTCCCGCCGCAACTGGCCGGTGCTGCGCGCGATGAGCCAGGCGGCGCTGGTGAACGACGAGTTCGCGGCGATCATGCGGCAGTTCGCCGTCGGTCAGCGCACCGACATCCTCGATCACATGGCCTACGTGCCCGCAGCGGGACTACGGCTGCCGACCTCGCCCGAGGCCGGGCTGACCATGATGTTCGCCGCCATCGAGGGCCTGCTCCAGGCGACCCGCGAGGGCACGCTGGAGTTCACCGACGAACAGGCGATCGAGGACCTGACCCGGTTCTTCTACCGCGGCCTCACCGGCCGCGACTACTGA
- a CDS encoding FAD-dependent monooxygenase: protein MSPQVLIAGGGPTGVTLAVDLARRGVAVRIVDRAETFFQGSRGDGIQPRTLEVFDDLGVLDAVLAAGSNQALMRAYLGGQFAGEQRMSDLREPTPAVPYPNPWVLGQSGTERILRDRLGEYGVVVELSTAVTGFTQDADGVTVGLVGPDGPATVRADYLVGADGGGSTVRKALGIPFEGETDESLRILLGDLTADGLDHDYGYWFAEPDALTAGIGMSPLPGGQLFQFFAPLADSVEPTRDGLQQFLNRLSHRDDIVLGEPVWSTIWRPNIRLAQRFRVGRVFLAGDAAHVHPPTGGQGMNTGIQDAYNLGWKLAAALGGDPGPLDSYEPERRTVAARVLGIATGLLEKAVAGDEDAMRRGTETHQLDITYRAPDADGESVAGDRAPDAPLRGADGSELRLFDLFRGPHATLLVFGAPAEIPADPGVRAFSIGSATDPNTDGRLVAVDDHAFAAYAAGAGTRVLVRPDGHIAWRTDAPVTSPAAHPHPVG from the coding sequence ATGTCACCCCAGGTCCTCATCGCCGGCGGCGGTCCCACCGGTGTCACGCTCGCCGTCGACCTCGCCCGCCGGGGCGTCGCGGTCCGCATCGTGGACCGCGCCGAGACGTTCTTCCAGGGCTCCCGCGGCGACGGGATCCAGCCCCGCACCCTCGAGGTGTTCGACGACCTGGGCGTACTCGACGCGGTGCTCGCCGCCGGTTCGAACCAGGCGCTGATGCGGGCCTATCTGGGCGGGCAGTTCGCCGGGGAGCAGCGGATGAGCGATCTGCGCGAGCCCACTCCGGCTGTGCCGTACCCGAATCCGTGGGTGCTCGGCCAGTCCGGCACCGAACGGATCCTGCGCGACCGGCTCGGCGAATACGGTGTCGTAGTCGAATTGTCCACGGCCGTCACCGGTTTCACCCAGGACGCGGACGGGGTGACGGTCGGGCTGGTCGGGCCGGACGGACCGGCCACCGTACGCGCCGACTACCTCGTCGGCGCCGACGGCGGCGGCAGCACCGTCCGCAAGGCGCTCGGCATCCCGTTCGAGGGTGAGACCGACGAATCCCTGCGCATCCTGCTCGGCGACCTCACCGCCGACGGACTGGATCACGACTACGGCTACTGGTTCGCCGAACCGGACGCGTTGACGGCCGGTATCGGCATGAGCCCGCTGCCGGGCGGGCAGTTGTTCCAATTCTTCGCTCCCCTGGCCGATTCCGTCGAACCGACCCGGGATGGATTGCAGCAGTTCCTGAATCGACTCTCGCATCGCGACGACATCGTGCTGGGCGAACCGGTGTGGTCGACGATCTGGCGGCCGAACATCCGTCTGGCGCAGCGCTTCCGGGTGGGGCGGGTGTTCCTCGCCGGGGATGCCGCGCACGTGCATCCGCCGACCGGCGGGCAGGGCATGAACACCGGCATCCAGGACGCGTACAACCTGGGCTGGAAGCTGGCCGCCGCCCTCGGTGGCGATCCCGGCCCCCTGGACAGTTACGAGCCGGAGCGGCGCACGGTCGCCGCCCGGGTACTGGGGATCGCCACCGGCCTGCTCGAAAAGGCCGTTGCCGGAGACGAAGACGCGATGCGCCGCGGCACCGAGACCCATCAACTCGACATCACCTACCGGGCTCCGGACGCCGACGGCGAATCGGTCGCGGGCGACCGCGCTCCGGACGCGCCGTTGCGCGGCGCCGACGGGTCCGAGTTGCGCCTGTTCGACCTGTTCCGCGGGCCGCACGCCACCCTGCTGGTCTTCGGCGCACCGGCCGAGATCCCGGCGGATCCCGGCGTCCGAGCGTTCTCGATCGGGTCCGCCACGGACCCGAATACCGATGGCCGCCTGGTTGCGGTGGACGATCACGCATTCGCCGCCTATGCCGCCGGCGCCGGCACCCGGGTCCTGGTGCGGCCCGACGGACATATCGCGTGGCGTACCGACGCACCCGTGACATCGCCTGCCGCACATCCCCATCCGGTCGGATGA
- a CDS encoding heme o synthase, with protein MRIGQQPGGAHGSSAPVLSDRVTGSGPIATLTRRILAYIALTKPRVIELLLVATIPTMLLAHRGHVDIRLILATLFGGWMGAASANTLNCVADADIDKVMKRTSRRPLAREAVPTSHAFVFGVVLGLGSFAWLWWQANLLSGALVIATILFYVFVYTLGLKRRTSQNVVWGGAAGCMPVLVGWAAVRGTIGWPALVLFLVIFFWTPPHTWALAMRYKEDYRAAGVPMLPVVATEQVVTKQIVIYTWLTVAATLALIPATGVIYTAVAIVAGAWFLLMAHQLYSGVRRGESVKPLRLFLQSNNYLAVVFCGLAVDSVLGWHPLL; from the coding sequence GTGCGGATTGGGCAACAGCCGGGTGGTGCACATGGCTCCTCCGCTCCCGTGCTGAGCGACCGTGTCACCGGCTCCGGCCCGATCGCCACGCTGACCCGCCGGATATTGGCGTATATCGCGCTCACCAAGCCGCGCGTCATCGAGCTGCTGCTGGTCGCCACGATCCCCACGATGCTGCTCGCGCATCGCGGCCACGTCGACATCCGGCTGATCCTCGCCACCCTGTTCGGCGGCTGGATGGGCGCCGCGAGCGCCAACACGCTCAACTGCGTCGCCGACGCCGACATCGACAAGGTGATGAAGCGGACGTCGCGCCGGCCGCTGGCCCGCGAGGCGGTACCGACCTCGCACGCGTTCGTCTTCGGCGTGGTGCTCGGACTCGGCTCGTTCGCGTGGCTGTGGTGGCAGGCGAACCTGCTCTCCGGCGCGCTCGTGATCGCGACCATCCTGTTCTACGTCTTCGTGTACACGCTGGGCCTGAAGCGCCGCACCTCGCAGAACGTGGTGTGGGGCGGCGCGGCCGGGTGTATGCCGGTCCTGGTCGGCTGGGCGGCGGTGCGGGGCACCATCGGCTGGCCCGCCCTCGTCCTGTTCCTGGTGATCTTCTTCTGGACGCCGCCGCACACCTGGGCCCTGGCCATGCGCTACAAGGAGGACTACCGCGCGGCAGGGGTACCGATGCTGCCGGTGGTCGCCACCGAACAGGTCGTGACCAAGCAGATCGTCATCTACACCTGGCTCACCGTCGCGGCCACCCTGGCCCTGATCCCGGCCACGGGTGTGATCTACACCGCCGTGGCGATCGTCGCGGGCGCGTGGTTCCTGCTGATGGCCCACCAGTTGTACTCCGGTGTCCGCCGGGGCGAGTCGGTCAAGCCGCTGCGACTGTTCCTGCAGTCCAACAACTACCTCGCCGTCGTGTTCTGCGGGCTGGCGGTCGATTCCGTGCTGGGCTGGCACCCGCTGCTCTAG
- the tkt gene encoding transketolase: MSVTDDIRALTQPHHPVDWSDLDTRAVDTVRVLAADSVQKAGNGHPGTAMSLAPLAYTLYQRVMNVDPSDPDWTGRDRFVLSCGHSSLTQYIQLYLAGFGLELSDLQNLRQWGSLTPGHPEHRHTKGVEITTGPLGQGLASAVGMAMAARRERGLFDPATAPGRSPFDHFIYVIASDGDIEEGVTSEASSLAGTQQLGNLVVVYDDNRISIEDDTRIALSEDTAARYRAYGWHVQVVEGGENVAELEAALEAAKAVTDKPSFILLRTIIGYPAPNKMNTGAAHGAALGADEVAAVKTALGFDPAQSFEVDPAVIAHTRGNAAARAEASRDAWQKQFDAWATANPENKELFDRLTARRLPEGWAEALPSWEPDPKGTSTRKASGKVLAALAPVLPELWGGSADLAESNNTTMPGVPSFGPESISTDSWKAEPYGRTLHFGVREHAMGSILNGIALHGPTRPYGGTFLVFSDYMRPAVRLAALMRIPAVYVWTHDSIGLGEDGPTHQPIEHLAALRAIPGLNVVRPGDANEAAYAWRTILEIESGDHHSPYSVSELPHIDGPSALALTRQDLPIFEGTSFEGVRRGGYILAESSTATPQIILIATGSELQIAVEARTKLEEQGIGARVVSMPCVEWFDTQDRAYREQVLPPSVRARVVVEAGIAMPWHRFAGDAGEIVSIEHFGASAPYQVLFREFGFTTEHVVDAAHRSLDNVKG, from the coding sequence GTGTCAGTCACAGACGACATCCGAGCCCTCACCCAGCCGCACCATCCGGTCGACTGGAGCGATCTGGACACCAGAGCAGTCGACACGGTGCGGGTGCTCGCCGCCGACTCGGTGCAGAAAGCCGGCAACGGTCATCCGGGTACCGCGATGAGCCTCGCGCCACTGGCGTACACGCTGTACCAGCGGGTGATGAACGTCGACCCGAGCGATCCGGACTGGACCGGTCGCGACCGGTTCGTCCTGTCCTGCGGTCACTCCAGCCTCACCCAGTACATCCAGCTGTACCTCGCCGGTTTCGGCCTGGAGCTGTCGGATCTGCAGAATCTGCGTCAGTGGGGTTCGCTCACCCCCGGCCACCCGGAGCACCGCCACACCAAGGGCGTCGAGATCACCACCGGCCCGCTGGGCCAGGGTCTGGCCTCCGCCGTCGGTATGGCCATGGCCGCCCGCCGCGAACGCGGCCTGTTCGACCCCGCCACCGCGCCAGGGCGCAGCCCGTTCGACCACTTCATCTACGTGATCGCCTCCGACGGCGATATCGAGGAGGGTGTCACCTCCGAGGCGTCGTCGCTGGCCGGCACCCAGCAGCTCGGCAATCTGGTCGTGGTCTACGACGACAACCGGATCTCCATCGAGGACGACACCCGCATCGCGCTCAGCGAGGACACCGCCGCGCGGTACCGCGCCTACGGCTGGCACGTCCAGGTGGTCGAGGGCGGCGAGAACGTGGCCGAGCTCGAGGCGGCGCTCGAGGCCGCCAAGGCCGTCACCGACAAGCCGTCGTTCATCCTGCTGCGCACCATCATCGGATATCCGGCGCCGAACAAGATGAACACCGGCGCGGCCCACGGCGCGGCGCTGGGCGCCGACGAGGTGGCCGCCGTCAAGACGGCGCTGGGCTTCGATCCGGCGCAGAGCTTCGAGGTGGACCCGGCCGTCATCGCGCACACCCGGGGTAACGCCGCGGCCCGCGCCGAGGCGTCCCGCGACGCCTGGCAGAAGCAGTTCGACGCCTGGGCGACGGCAAATCCGGAGAACAAGGAACTGTTCGACCGGCTGACCGCGCGCCGGCTGCCCGAGGGCTGGGCCGAGGCGCTGCCGTCCTGGGAGCCGGATCCGAAGGGCACCTCCACCCGGAAGGCGTCCGGCAAGGTGCTCGCCGCGCTGGCCCCGGTGCTGCCCGAATTGTGGGGCGGCTCGGCCGATCTCGCGGAATCCAACAACACCACGATGCCGGGCGTGCCCAGCTTCGGCCCGGAGTCCATCTCCACCGACAGCTGGAAGGCCGAACCCTACGGCCGCACACTGCATTTCGGGGTGCGCGAGCACGCGATGGGCTCGATCCTCAACGGCATCGCGCTGCACGGCCCGACCCGCCCGTACGGCGGCACCTTCCTGGTGTTCTCCGATTACATGCGCCCGGCGGTCCGGCTGGCCGCGCTGATGCGCATCCCGGCGGTCTACGTGTGGACGCACGATTCGATCGGCCTCGGCGAGGACGGTCCCACCCATCAGCCGATCGAGCATCTGGCCGCGCTGCGGGCCATCCCGGGCCTCAACGTGGTCCGGCCCGGCGACGCCAACGAGGCGGCCTACGCGTGGCGCACGATCCTGGAAATCGAGAGCGGCGACCATCATTCGCCGTATTCGGTCTCCGAGCTGCCGCACATCGACGGACCGTCCGCGCTGGCGCTGACCCGCCAGGACCTGCCGATCTTCGAGGGCACGAGTTTCGAGGGTGTCCGCCGCGGCGGCTACATCCTGGCCGAGTCCTCCACCGCCACACCGCAGATCATCCTGATCGCGACCGGTTCCGAGTTGCAGATCGCCGTGGAGGCGCGGACTAAGCTGGAGGAGCAGGGCATCGGCGCCCGCGTGGTATCCATGCCGTGTGTGGAGTGGTTCGACACCCAGGACCGCGCCTACCGCGAGCAGGTGTTGCCGCCGTCGGTCCGGGCTCGTGTCGTGGTCGAGGCAGGTATCGCGATGCCGTGGCACCGTTTCGCCGGAGACGCCGGCGAGATCGTGTCCATCGAGCATTTCGGCGCCTCGGCTCCCTACCAGGTCCTGTTCCGGGAGTTCGGCTTCACGACGGAACACGTCGTGGACGCCGCCCATCGCTCCCTCGACAACGTGAAGGGATAA
- the tal gene encoding transaldolase, whose translation MAQNENLAALSAAGVSVWLDDLSRDRIQSGNLADLIATRSIVGVTTNPTIFQGALSKGHAYDAQLRDLTAQGADADAAIRTITTDDVRAACDVFAKVFADTDGVDGRVSIEVDPRLAFDTDKTVAQAVELWKIVDRPNLFIKIPATEAGLPAITRVLSEGISVNVTLIFSVERYLSVMGAYLDGIRNASLGGHDVGKIHSVASFFVSRVDTEIDARLEKIGTPEALELRGKAGLANARLAYAAYRDVFVDGKHISTYQYLHANGGANRQRPLWASTGVKNPDYPDTLYVIDLAAPNTVNTMPEKTLDAVADHGTVRGDEVSDTGEESQQVFDRLAAVGVDLADVFAVLEREGVDKFVKSWDELLQATTTALSDTSAGSK comes from the coding sequence ATGGCTCAGAACGAGAACCTCGCCGCGCTTTCCGCGGCCGGGGTGTCGGTGTGGCTGGACGACCTGTCCCGCGACCGCATCCAGTCCGGCAACCTGGCCGACCTCATCGCGACCCGCAGCATCGTCGGCGTCACCACCAACCCGACGATCTTCCAGGGCGCGCTGAGCAAGGGCCACGCGTACGACGCGCAACTGCGGGACCTCACCGCGCAGGGCGCCGACGCCGACGCGGCGATCCGCACCATCACCACCGACGACGTGCGCGCCGCCTGCGATGTGTTCGCGAAGGTGTTCGCCGATACCGACGGCGTCGACGGCCGGGTCTCGATCGAGGTCGACCCGCGGCTGGCGTTCGACACCGACAAGACCGTGGCCCAGGCGGTCGAGCTGTGGAAGATCGTCGACCGCCCCAACCTGTTCATCAAGATCCCGGCCACCGAGGCGGGCCTGCCGGCCATCACCCGGGTGCTGTCCGAGGGCATCAGCGTCAACGTGACGCTGATCTTCTCGGTCGAGCGGTACCTGTCGGTGATGGGCGCCTACCTGGACGGCATCCGCAACGCCTCGCTCGGCGGCCACGATGTCGGCAAGATCCATTCGGTCGCTTCGTTCTTCGTGTCCCGGGTGGACACCGAGATCGACGCGCGGCTCGAGAAGATCGGCACCCCGGAGGCGCTGGAGCTGCGCGGTAAGGCCGGTCTGGCCAACGCCCGCCTCGCCTACGCCGCCTACCGGGACGTGTTCGTCGACGGTAAGCACATCTCGACGTACCAGTACCTGCACGCCAACGGCGGCGCGAACCGGCAGCGCCCGCTGTGGGCGTCCACCGGCGTGAAGAACCCGGACTATCCCGACACGCTGTACGTCATCGACCTGGCCGCGCCGAATACGGTGAACACCATGCCGGAGAAGACCCTCGACGCGGTCGCCGATCACGGCACCGTGCGCGGTGACGAGGTCAGCGACACCGGCGAGGAGTCGCAGCAGGTGTTCGACCGGCTCGCCGCCGTCGGCGTCGATCTCGCGGACGTGTTCGCGGTGCTGGAGCGCGAGGGCGTCGACAAGTTCGTGAAGTCCTGGGACGAACTGCTGCAGGCGACCACGACCGCGCTCTCCGACACCAGCGCTGGGAGCAAATAG